One window of Halopseudomonas maritima genomic DNA carries:
- the fliK gene encoding flagellar hook-length control protein FliK, whose protein sequence is MSPDIRLPPTSLTQPAAPASAAQERSADALVVALQLLRPIDALALLGGEQARAEVIQSSERPNANGQFELLLRISKQHLGTAPATTTLPTSSPQPLPSGSQLLIQAVAQNQLMAALQPSATNPAGPPLTRLDPQQFPPGSQLQARVVEQQPLPASDGKIARYQLVAELVQQSPSQTLLQLTSSRPVAPGTLLNATVGNQGELRVQSAGEQLRQADLLQGLREALQRQGSAEPLLARLQTLVSNPQPLPAVPQLHQAIQNVLNQIVSAPQLTTASGVANAVAQSGAFLESNLAQLANILGRQAAAGSPTATADSVTAATTATTEPASRPANPLPALDKLLPLLASLASPGAAEPLAGADLKGALLGLLVTLQQQMPPGSLQTAGLPPGPWQQAVQAAQQQSAGKPGLFPLPSRALQALGESGDLGSLLRLTAALLSRIQHHQLQSMGQTQVFSDGSTQTTWQLEIPLRDGQQFNHVQMRIQRDSPAPDREHPDPVPVWEVRLAFNLDHLGNLQAIARLRDDRISSELWAEQQSTLALLHSELDTLRDRLLAKGLDVGEISCHCGTPPAPRQAVQQTWIDEVT, encoded by the coding sequence ATGAGCCCCGATATTCGCTTGCCGCCAACCAGCCTCACCCAGCCCGCAGCGCCCGCCAGCGCAGCGCAGGAGCGCAGTGCCGACGCGTTGGTAGTTGCCCTGCAACTATTGCGGCCAATTGACGCATTAGCCCTGCTTGGCGGCGAACAGGCGCGTGCCGAAGTCATTCAGAGCAGCGAGCGCCCCAACGCCAATGGCCAGTTTGAACTGCTGCTGCGCATTTCGAAACAGCACCTTGGTACTGCCCCCGCTACCACCACCCTGCCGACCAGCAGCCCACAACCGCTGCCCAGCGGCAGCCAGCTACTGATTCAGGCCGTCGCGCAAAACCAGCTGATGGCCGCGCTGCAACCAAGCGCCACCAACCCGGCCGGCCCACCCCTGACGCGCTTGGACCCGCAGCAATTCCCCCCCGGCAGCCAATTGCAGGCACGCGTCGTGGAACAACAGCCACTACCTGCGTCAGACGGCAAGATCGCCCGCTATCAACTGGTTGCCGAACTGGTGCAGCAGAGCCCTTCACAAACCCTGCTGCAACTGACCAGTAGCCGCCCGGTCGCGCCCGGCACCCTACTCAATGCAACGGTCGGCAATCAAGGCGAATTGAGGGTGCAAAGTGCCGGCGAACAGCTACGTCAGGCCGACTTGCTACAGGGGCTGCGTGAGGCACTACAGCGCCAGGGCTCAGCCGAGCCACTGCTGGCACGACTGCAGACACTGGTGAGCAACCCGCAACCACTGCCAGCGGTACCGCAGTTGCATCAGGCGATCCAGAACGTGTTGAATCAGATCGTCAGCGCGCCACAGCTGACTACCGCCAGCGGCGTGGCCAACGCAGTCGCCCAGAGCGGCGCCTTTCTGGAAAGCAACCTGGCGCAACTGGCCAACATCCTCGGCCGCCAGGCAGCTGCCGGCTCGCCAACCGCAACAGCTGACTCGGTTACCGCCGCCACGACGGCTACCACCGAGCCAGCCAGCCGACCGGCCAATCCGCTGCCCGCACTCGACAAGCTCCTGCCCCTGCTGGCCAGCCTGGCCAGCCCCGGAGCTGCAGAACCCCTGGCCGGCGCAGACCTGAAGGGCGCATTACTGGGTTTGCTGGTCACCCTTCAACAGCAAATGCCGCCCGGCAGCCTGCAAACCGCCGGCCTGCCACCCGGCCCATGGCAGCAGGCGGTGCAGGCCGCGCAACAGCAAAGCGCAGGCAAACCCGGCCTGTTTCCCCTGCCCAGCCGGGCCTTGCAGGCGCTAGGTGAAAGCGGCGACCTGGGCAGTCTGTTACGCCTTACCGCCGCCCTGCTGTCACGCATTCAGCATCATCAGCTGCAGAGCATGGGCCAGACCCAAGTATTTTCAGACGGCAGCACCCAGACCACCTGGCAGCTGGAAATTCCGTTGCGCGACGGCCAGCAGTTCAATCACGTACAGATGCGCATTCAACGCGACAGCCCCGCACCGGACCGCGAGCACCCCGACCCCGTGCCGGTCTGGGAGGTTCGTCTGGCCTTCAACCTGGACCACCTGGGCAACCTGCAGGCCATCGCCAGATTACGTGACGACCGCATCAGCAGCGAACTCTGGGCTGAACAACAGTCGACACTTGCCTTACTGCACAGCGAACTGGACACCCTACGAGATCGCCTGCTTGCCAAGGGGCTGGATGTTGGCGAGATCAGCTGTCACTGCGGCACACCGCCTGCTCCACGGCAGGCTGTACAGCAGACCTGGATCGATGAGGTAACCTGA
- the ccmA gene encoding cytochrome c biogenesis heme-transporting ATPase CcmA: MAAEQIDIIDLACERDERELFRGLSCRLQSGEVLQVAGPNGAGKTSLLRILAGLMPAAEGDIHYAGQSILSGAGREHWRRSLLFLGHATAIKATLSAEENLAWLCALDQPVAREAIWEALAAVGLRGYEDVPCRQMSAGQQRRVALARLRLQHKPVWVLDEPFTALDQAAVRALEQQILAFADAGGTVVLTTHHSLDHLSQVRQLQLGQVA; encoded by the coding sequence GTGGCGGCTGAGCAGATCGACATCATCGACCTGGCCTGCGAGCGGGACGAGCGCGAGCTGTTCCGGGGGCTGAGTTGCCGTCTGCAATCTGGCGAGGTGCTGCAGGTTGCTGGCCCTAACGGTGCCGGTAAAACCAGTCTGCTGCGGATTCTGGCCGGCCTGATGCCCGCCGCCGAGGGTGATATCCACTATGCGGGCCAGTCGATTCTGAGTGGCGCTGGCCGAGAGCATTGGCGCCGCAGCCTGTTGTTTCTGGGCCATGCAACCGCGATCAAGGCCACGTTGAGCGCTGAGGAAAATCTCGCCTGGCTCTGTGCGCTGGATCAACCCGTAGCCCGTGAGGCGATCTGGGAGGCCCTGGCAGCCGTCGGGCTGCGTGGTTACGAAGACGTGCCCTGCCGCCAGATGTCGGCAGGTCAGCAGCGCCGGGTGGCGCTGGCGCGACTGCGTTTGCAGCACAAGCCGGTTTGGGTACTGGATGAGCCCTTTACCGCCCTTGACCAGGCCGCCGTGCGGGCACTGGAACAGCAAATTCTGGCCTTTGCTGATGCCGGCGGCACCGTTGTCCTGACCACGCACCACAGCCTGGATCACCTGAGCCAGGTGCGGCAGCTGCAACTGGGGCAGGTGGCCTGA
- the ccmB gene encoding heme exporter protein CcmB, with protein MRSVIWQLLQREWQLSWRRPGDVLNPLVFFAMVITLFPLAVGPEPQMLQRMASGVIWVAALLATLLSLDGLFRSDFEDGSLEQWVLSPHPLTLLVLVKVLHHWLMCGVLLVLLTPLLGTMLALPWSVIPVLCVTLLLGTAVLSLLGAIGAALTVGLKGGGSMLLALLILPLYIPVLILGTGTMDAALQGLPVQGYLLWMSCLAVLALSLSPLAIAAGLRIGVSE; from the coding sequence ATGCGCTCAGTGATCTGGCAACTGTTACAACGCGAATGGCAGCTCAGCTGGCGCCGACCGGGCGACGTGCTTAACCCGCTGGTGTTCTTTGCCATGGTGATTACCCTGTTTCCGCTGGCAGTCGGCCCGGAGCCGCAGATGCTGCAGCGCATGGCCTCCGGCGTGATCTGGGTTGCGGCGTTGCTGGCCACGCTGCTGTCACTGGACGGCCTGTTTCGCAGTGATTTCGAGGATGGATCCCTGGAACAGTGGGTGCTGTCACCGCACCCGCTGACCTTGCTGGTGCTGGTCAAGGTGCTGCACCACTGGCTGATGTGCGGCGTGCTGCTGGTGTTGCTGACGCCCTTGCTGGGCACGATGCTGGCGCTGCCCTGGTCGGTTATTCCGGTGCTCTGTGTCACCCTGTTGCTGGGCACCGCGGTACTGAGTTTGCTGGGGGCGATTGGCGCAGCGCTGACGGTCGGCCTCAAGGGTGGCGGCAGCATGTTGCTGGCGCTGCTGATTCTGCCACTGTATATCCCGGTGCTGATTCTCGGCACCGGCACTATGGATGCGGCGCTGCAGGGCTTGCCCGTGCAGGGCTACCTGCTCTGGATGAGCTGCCTGGCGGTGCTGGCGTTGAGTTTGTCTCCGCTGGCCATCGCAGCAGGTTTGCGTATCGGGGTTAGCGAATAA
- a CDS encoding heme ABC transporter permease, translating into MSWTFFHKLGSPKWFYEISSKLLPWVAVFSLLMLAVGLVWGLVFAPEDYQQGNSFRIIYIHVPAAILAQSCYMMLAVAGVVGLVWRMKLADVALQCAAPIGAWMTLVALFTGSIWGKPTWGTYWEWDARLTSMLILLFLYFGIMALRMAISNRDTAAKATAVMAIVGVINIPIIKYSVDWWNTLHQPATFTITEKPAMPPEMWMPLLVMVLAFYGLFTLNLLMRMRLEVLRREHKTRWARAALESNT; encoded by the coding sequence ATGAGCTGGACTTTTTTCCATAAGCTGGGTTCGCCCAAATGGTTTTACGAGATCAGCAGCAAGCTGCTGCCGTGGGTCGCGGTGTTCAGCCTGCTGATGCTCGCGGTTGGCCTGGTCTGGGGCCTGGTCTTTGCGCCAGAGGATTATCAGCAGGGCAACAGCTTTCGCATTATCTATATCCACGTACCGGCGGCCATTCTGGCCCAGTCCTGCTACATGATGCTGGCGGTGGCCGGCGTGGTCGGGCTGGTCTGGCGCATGAAGCTGGCTGACGTGGCGCTGCAATGCGCCGCCCCCATCGGCGCCTGGATGACCCTGGTTGCGCTGTTTACCGGCTCGATCTGGGGCAAGCCGACCTGGGGCACCTACTGGGAGTGGGATGCCCGTCTGACCTCCATGCTGATCCTGCTGTTTCTGTACTTTGGCATCATGGCGCTGCGCATGGCGATCAGCAATCGTGACACCGCAGCCAAGGCCACGGCGGTGATGGCGATTGTCGGTGTGATCAACATTCCGATCATCAAATACTCGGTGGACTGGTGGAATACCCTGCACCAGCCGGCCACCTTCACCATTACCGAGAAGCCGGCCATGCCGCCGGAAATGTGGATGCCGCTGCTGGTGATGGTGCTGGCCTTTTATGGTCTGTTTACCCTGAACCTGTTGATGCGCATGCGCCTTGAAGTGCTGCGCCGTGAACACAAGACCCGCTGGGCGCGGGCCGCTCTGGAGAGCAATACATGA
- the ccmD gene encoding heme exporter protein CcmD, whose translation MSNLAEFFAMGGHGPYVWTAYGLTGAVLILLFLTPILGRRRLVQAEARRRRREET comes from the coding sequence ATGAGCAACCTGGCCGAGTTTTTTGCCATGGGTGGCCATGGCCCCTATGTCTGGACCGCTTACGGATTGACGGGCGCGGTTCTGATTCTGTTGTTCCTCACCCCGATACTTGGACGTCGTCGGCTGGTGCAGGCTGAAGCACGCCGTCGTCGGCGAGAGGAAACCTGA
- the ccmE gene encoding cytochrome c maturation protein CcmE produces the protein MHPARKKRLILILLVLLGVGAAVALALSALRENINLFYTPTQIANGEVPEGARIRAGGMVVDGSVKRASDSLDVRFDVSDGAEAVTIAYSGILPDLFREGQGIVALGRVNADGVLVADEVLAKHDEEYMPPEVAKAMSDAMQNKAAQPVTAE, from the coding sequence ATGCATCCCGCACGAAAAAAACGCCTGATCCTGATTCTGCTGGTGTTGCTGGGCGTAGGCGCTGCCGTGGCGCTGGCCCTTAGCGCATTACGCGAAAACATCAATCTGTTCTACACCCCCACCCAGATCGCCAACGGCGAGGTCCCCGAAGGGGCGCGTATCCGCGCCGGCGGCATGGTGGTTGATGGCAGCGTCAAGCGCGCCAGCGATAGCCTGGATGTACGTTTCGACGTATCCGATGGCGCCGAGGCGGTCACCATCGCCTACAGCGGCATCCTGCCGGACCTGTTCCGCGAAGGGCAGGGCATTGTCGCCCTCGGCCGAGTGAACGCCGATGGTGTGCTGGTAGCCGATGAAGTACTGGCCAAGCACGATGAGGAATACATGCCGCCCGAAGTGGCCAAGGCCATGAGCGATGCGATGCAGAACAAGGCAGCGCAGCCGGTAACAGCCGAATAA
- a CDS encoding heme lyase CcmF/NrfE family subunit, with product MIPELGQIALIIALCLAVLQASVPLYGAWRGDALAMNVAQPAAAAQCLFVAFAFACLVQAFVVDDFSVTYVALNSNSALPWYYKVSAVWGGHEGSLLLWALILAGWTFAVAIFSRDLPEEMLARVLSVMGMISVGFLCFMLMTSNPFDRQLPFHPVDGNDLNPLLQDFGLIVHPPMLYMGYVGFSVAFAFAIAALLGGRLDAAWARWSRPWTIVAWAFLTIGIVLGSWWAYYELGWGGWWFWDPVENASFMPWLVGTALIHSLAVTEKRGVFKSWTVLLAIAAFSLSLLGTFLVRSGVLTSVHAFASDPDRGVFILGFLLVVVGGSLLLYALRAPVVKSQIGFAWSSREALLLVNNVVLVVAALMVLLGTLYPLIMSAFDTLVSVGPPYFNGMFLPLMAILMAALGVGILSRWKQTPVDWLVGQLKWVLVLAAVGAVVIAVWLGAHQLAIGSLLLLVFWVCGASLRDVLHKTRNKGLVAGVRALPRSYWGMTLAHIGIAVCAVGVVGASLFDNQRDLRMAPGDALELGGYTFIFDGVRHREGPNWISDQGAVSVYSGDKLITTLHPEKRLYRVKNQVMTEAGIDAGFTRDLFVAMGEPLEGDAWAMRLHIKPFVRWVWLGGLMMMAGGLLAASDKRYRLKARQRVNKPAEPLTGETA from the coding sequence ATGATTCCCGAGCTTGGGCAGATTGCCCTGATCATTGCACTGTGCCTGGCGGTGCTGCAGGCCAGCGTGCCGCTCTATGGCGCCTGGCGTGGTGACGCCTTGGCGATGAACGTGGCTCAGCCGGCAGCAGCGGCGCAGTGCCTGTTTGTTGCCTTTGCCTTTGCCTGCCTGGTGCAGGCCTTTGTGGTCGACGACTTCAGCGTCACCTATGTTGCGCTCAACTCCAACTCGGCATTGCCCTGGTATTACAAGGTCAGCGCGGTGTGGGGTGGTCACGAAGGTTCATTGCTGCTGTGGGCCTTGATCCTGGCTGGCTGGACCTTCGCAGTGGCAATTTTCTCCCGTGACCTGCCGGAAGAAATGCTCGCGCGCGTGTTGTCGGTGATGGGCATGATCAGCGTCGGCTTCTTGTGTTTCATGCTGATGACCTCCAACCCGTTTGATCGGCAGCTGCCGTTCCATCCGGTTGACGGCAATGACCTGAATCCGCTGCTGCAGGACTTTGGCCTGATTGTGCACCCGCCGATGCTCTACATGGGCTACGTCGGCTTCTCCGTAGCCTTTGCCTTTGCCATCGCTGCGCTGCTGGGCGGCCGCCTGGATGCCGCTTGGGCGCGCTGGTCGCGGCCTTGGACCATCGTGGCCTGGGCATTCCTCACCATCGGTATCGTGCTGGGCTCCTGGTGGGCCTATTACGAACTGGGCTGGGGGGGCTGGTGGTTCTGGGACCCGGTCGAGAATGCCTCCTTTATGCCCTGGCTGGTCGGTACGGCGCTGATTCACTCGCTGGCGGTGACCGAAAAGCGCGGTGTGTTCAAGAGCTGGACGGTATTGCTGGCTATCGCGGCTTTCTCGCTCAGCCTGCTGGGTACTTTCCTGGTGCGCTCTGGCGTGCTCACCTCGGTACACGCTTTTGCCAGCGACCCTGATCGCGGCGTGTTTATCCTCGGCTTCTTGCTGGTAGTGGTCGGCGGTTCGCTGCTGCTTTATGCCCTGCGTGCTCCGGTGGTCAAAAGCCAGATCGGCTTTGCCTGGAGCTCGCGTGAAGCGCTGCTGCTGGTCAACAACGTGGTGCTGGTGGTGGCTGCGCTGATGGTGCTGCTGGGCACCCTGTATCCGCTGATTATGTCGGCGTTCGACACCCTGGTGTCGGTGGGCCCGCCGTACTTCAACGGCATGTTCCTGCCGCTGATGGCGATTCTGATGGCCGCGCTGGGCGTGGGTATTCTCAGCCGCTGGAAGCAAACGCCGGTTGATTGGCTGGTGGGGCAGCTCAAGTGGGTGCTGGTGCTTGCGGCCGTGGGCGCGGTGGTGATCGCGGTCTGGCTGGGTGCCCACCAACTGGCCATCGGCAGTCTGCTGCTGCTGGTGTTCTGGGTATGCGGTGCTTCGCTGCGCGATGTGCTGCACAAAACGCGCAACAAGGGTCTTGTAGCCGGCGTGCGTGCGTTGCCGCGCAGCTACTGGGGCATGACGCTGGCGCACATCGGCATTGCTGTCTGCGCCGTGGGTGTTGTCGGCGCTAGCCTGTTCGACAATCAGCGTGATCTGCGCATGGCGCCCGGCGATGCGCTGGAGCTGGGCGGCTACACCTTTATCTTTGATGGTGTGCGCCATCGCGAAGGCCCCAACTGGATTTCTGACCAAGGGGCTGTCAGCGTGTATTCCGGTGACAAGCTGATTACCACCCTGCACCCCGAGAAGCGCTTGTATCGCGTCAAGAACCAGGTGATGACCGAGGCAGGTATTGATGCCGGCTTTACCCGTGACCTTTTTGTCGCCATGGGCGAGCCGCTGGAAGGCGATGCCTGGGCAATGCGGCTGCACATCAAGCCCTTCGTGCGCTGGGTCTGGCTGGGCGGCCTGATGATGATGGCTGGTGGCCTGTTGGCGGCCAGTGACAAACGCTACCGGTTGAAGGCGCGACAGCGCGTCAACAAACCGGCCGAACCGCTGACCGGGGAGACCGCCTGA
- a CDS encoding DsbE family thiol:disulfide interchange protein translates to MRRALLILPLLIFLVLAGFFLSSLMSKEAGVTELELPSPLLDKPFPSFELPSVLDEQTRITQADLKGPALVNIWATWCVACRVEHPVLNRLAAEGVVIYGVNYKDNSADAIKWLKDFHNPYQLNISDVDGRLGLDLGVYGAPETYLIDAQGHIRYKFIGVIDDRVWDTNLAARYQALIEEAQ, encoded by the coding sequence ATGCGTCGTGCCTTGTTGATTCTGCCGCTGCTGATCTTTCTGGTGCTGGCCGGCTTCTTTCTCTCCAGCCTGATGAGCAAGGAGGCGGGGGTGACCGAGCTGGAGCTGCCGTCGCCGCTGCTGGACAAGCCGTTCCCGAGCTTTGAGCTGCCGTCTGTGCTGGATGAACAGACGCGCATCACCCAGGCCGATCTCAAGGGCCCGGCGCTGGTCAACATCTGGGCGACCTGGTGCGTGGCCTGTCGGGTCGAGCATCCGGTGCTCAACCGTCTGGCTGCTGAAGGTGTGGTGATCTACGGGGTCAACTACAAGGACAACAGCGCCGATGCGATCAAATGGCTGAAGGACTTTCATAACCCCTATCAGCTGAACATCAGCGATGTTGACGGCCGTCTGGGCCTGGATCTGGGCGTCTACGGTGCGCCGGAAACCTACCTGATCGATGCCCAGGGGCATATCCGCTACAAGTTTATCGGCGTGATTGATGACCGCGTGTGGGATACCAACCTGGCCGCGCGTTATCAGGCGCTGATCGAGGAGGCCCAATGA
- a CDS encoding cytochrome c-type biogenesis protein yields the protein MIRPLNWLALGLLLIIGSVSAAVDTFEFSSEQERDRFYAIGAELRCPKCQNQNIADSDAPIASDLRKEVYRLLEDGQSDEEIVDYMVARYGEFVRYKPALNRETLVLWFGPLFFLLAGVLAIVVMVRRRQKVAASAPAAELSPQEQQRLDDLLNKKSQDD from the coding sequence ATGATCCGACCACTGAACTGGCTGGCCCTGGGCCTGCTGCTGATAATCGGCAGCGTCAGTGCGGCGGTAGACACCTTCGAGTTCAGCTCTGAGCAGGAGCGCGACCGCTTCTACGCCATTGGCGCCGAGTTGCGCTGTCCCAAGTGTCAGAACCAGAACATCGCCGATTCTGACGCACCCATCGCCTCAGACCTGCGCAAGGAAGTCTATCGGCTGCTGGAAGACGGCCAGAGCGATGAGGAAATTGTGGATTACATGGTCGCTCGTTACGGCGAATTTGTACGCTATAAGCCTGCGCTGAACCGCGAGACGCTAGTGCTCTGGTTTGGCCCGCTGTTTTTCCTGCTCGCTGGCGTGCTGGCCATTGTAGTGATGGTGCGTCGTCGCCAGAAGGTCGCCGCCTCTGCGCCGGCTGCCGAGCTGTCGCCGCAAGAGCAGCAGCGCCTGGACGACCTGTTGAACAAGAAGAGCCAAGATGACTGA
- the ccmI gene encoding c-type cytochrome biogenesis protein CcmI has protein sequence MTDLWFAAAGLVLVAIVMVLWPLWRRRQSERVDRTALNVALYEERVAELEAQQRAGDLSEAQLAAAKGEASRLLLEDTAAADARQAPLTRQLTWVLIIGAVALPLAVLGLYRQWGAADGLALYREMQATPQVDTLEALIDRTQRVVEVQPENGEAWYMLGRAYMSAQNPEKAADAFGNALVRLGEQPEVLAQLAQARYFANGNQLDAETARALDKAIELDPQQPTALGLLGIAAFEAGDFAGSIRYWQSLMQGMDPESPGALAIQSGIERARQRMVDAGQTPPPAAESATGPTISLRVSVAPELLAELPADASVFVFARDPNGPPMPLIAKRLNLSQLPLEITLSAADAMLPGVTLDEDTALQLVARVSPTGDAREGTHLGQLDEVRAGQDETLELVIDRAIN, from the coding sequence ATGACTGATTTGTGGTTTGCGGCCGCCGGCCTGGTGCTGGTGGCCATTGTAATGGTGCTGTGGCCGCTCTGGCGCCGTCGTCAAAGCGAGCGGGTAGACCGTACCGCGCTCAACGTTGCGCTCTATGAAGAGCGGGTTGCTGAACTGGAAGCCCAGCAGCGTGCAGGTGATCTGAGCGAGGCCCAGCTGGCTGCCGCCAAGGGTGAAGCCAGCCGGCTGCTGCTTGAAGACACCGCCGCCGCCGACGCCCGTCAGGCGCCGCTGACTCGCCAACTGACCTGGGTGCTGATCATTGGCGCCGTTGCGCTGCCATTGGCCGTGCTGGGGCTCTATCGTCAATGGGGCGCTGCCGACGGGCTGGCGCTGTATCGCGAGATGCAGGCGACACCGCAGGTGGATACCCTTGAAGCGCTGATCGACCGTACCCAGCGGGTGGTCGAGGTGCAGCCGGAAAACGGCGAAGCCTGGTACATGCTGGGCCGTGCCTACATGAGCGCGCAGAACCCGGAGAAGGCCGCAGATGCTTTTGGCAATGCACTGGTGCGCCTGGGTGAGCAGCCCGAGGTACTGGCGCAGCTGGCGCAGGCACGCTATTTCGCCAATGGCAATCAGCTGGATGCTGAGACCGCCCGGGCTCTGGACAAGGCCATCGAGCTGGACCCACAACAACCTACCGCTCTGGGCCTGCTGGGTATCGCGGCCTTTGAGGCCGGTGACTTTGCCGGTTCGATCCGCTACTGGCAGTCGCTGATGCAGGGCATGGACCCGGAAAGCCCCGGTGCCCTGGCGATTCAAAGCGGCATAGAGCGCGCACGCCAGCGTATGGTCGATGCCGGCCAGACGCCGCCACCGGCAGCCGAGTCTGCCACCGGCCCGACCATCAGCCTGCGCGTCAGCGTAGCGCCTGAGTTGCTGGCCGAACTGCCGGCTGACGCCAGTGTGTTTGTCTTTGCCCGCGACCCCAACGGCCCGCCGATGCCGCTGATCGCCAAGCGCCTGAACCTCTCGCAACTGCCGCTGGAGATTACCCTCAGCGCCGCTGATGCGATGTTGCCGGGTGTTACTCTCGATGAGGACACTGCGCTGCAGCTGGTTGCCCGCGTCTCGCCCACGGGCGACGCACGTGAAGGGACGCATCTGGGGCAGCTGGATGAAGTTCGTGCTGGGCAGGATGAGACGTTGGAGCTGGTGATCGACCGCGCGATTAACTGA
- a CDS encoding SpoIIAA family protein: MLTHIPFGNSKVLGFRIEGKISAEMLDEMLELIEAKLREHAKVRLYVEMPAFGGMAAEALYKDLKYGISHWNRFEREAVVTDQGWLEKLAGLAGRLVSGVEVRVFPTAEKDAARDWIQALE, from the coding sequence ATGTTGACCCATATTCCCTTTGGTAACAGCAAGGTGCTGGGCTTTCGTATTGAGGGCAAGATCAGCGCCGAGATGCTCGATGAGATGCTTGAGCTGATCGAGGCCAAACTACGCGAGCACGCCAAGGTGCGGTTGTATGTGGAGATGCCGGCCTTTGGCGGCATGGCTGCCGAGGCGCTGTACAAGGATCTGAAGTACGGCATCAGTCACTGGAACCGTTTTGAACGTGAAGCGGTGGTGACGGATCAGGGCTGGCTGGAAAAGCTGGCCGGGCTAGCCGGCCGCCTGGTATCAGGTGTCGAAGTACGGGTTTTCCCCACCGCCGAGAAAGACGCCGCGCGGGACTGGATTCAGGCGCTGGAGTGA
- a CDS encoding MFS transporter: MPQTPRLDDLYSKLMNEEDARVCKDIPDAACSEVPQNFFRQVLANTLTSLGDTLTNPKTTLAWLMGVVGAPVALIAWLVPIRESGSMLPQLLIAAWIRRMPYRRGVWIVGSLLQAAALLAMGAVAWSFEGTLAGALIIVCLIIFSLARGLCSVASKDVIGKTVPKTRRGRLNGLATSLSGWLALAFGVYCLIYPPSDDDMLFYAALLIGAALLWVAAALVYRGIDEAPGATEGGGNALSHALGRISLLRDDAPFRRFVVTRALLLCSALSAPYYVVMAQEVETSFGMLGAFLVANGLASSLSAGVWGRMSDASSRQVLIRAALLASLLGPVVIAIDRWAPLLDNLHAWLFPVAFFVLGIAHAGVRVGRKTYVLDMAGGNKRTDYVAVSNSAIGLILLATGLFGLLSSLIGAAGMLLLLSGVGLAGALLAVSLPEVQQD, from the coding sequence ATGCCCCAGACACCACGCCTAGACGACCTTTACAGCAAGCTGATGAACGAAGAGGACGCGCGCGTCTGCAAGGACATTCCCGACGCCGCCTGCTCGGAGGTACCCCAGAACTTCTTCCGTCAGGTGCTGGCCAATACGCTGACCAGCCTGGGCGATACCCTGACCAACCCGAAAACCACCCTGGCCTGGTTGATGGGCGTGGTCGGCGCACCGGTGGCGCTGATTGCCTGGCTGGTGCCGATTCGCGAATCCGGCTCCATGTTGCCGCAGCTACTGATCGCCGCCTGGATTCGCCGTATGCCCTACCGACGCGGCGTGTGGATTGTCGGCAGCCTGTTGCAGGCCGCCGCCCTGCTGGCCATGGGCGCTGTGGCCTGGAGCTTTGAAGGCACGCTGGCCGGCGCGCTGATCATTGTTTGTCTGATTATCTTCAGTCTGGCGCGCGGGCTGTGCTCGGTGGCGAGCAAGGATGTGATCGGCAAGACCGTGCCCAAAACCCGACGCGGCCGGCTCAACGGGTTAGCGACCAGCCTATCGGGCTGGCTGGCACTGGCCTTTGGTGTGTACTGCCTGATCTACCCACCCAGCGACGACGACATGCTGTTCTACGCCGCGCTACTGATCGGCGCGGCGCTGCTCTGGGTAGCGGCAGCGCTGGTATATCGCGGCATTGACGAGGCACCCGGCGCCACCGAGGGCGGCGGCAACGCCTTGAGCCACGCCCTTGGCCGTATCAGCCTGCTGCGCGACGACGCGCCGTTTCGCCGTTTTGTGGTAACGCGCGCATTGCTGCTGTGTTCAGCGCTGTCGGCGCCCTACTACGTGGTCATGGCCCAGGAAGTGGAAACCAGCTTTGGCATGCTCGGTGCCTTTCTGGTCGCCAACGGGCTAGCCAGCAGCCTGAGTGCGGGCGTTTGGGGCCGCATGTCGGATGCCTCCAGCCGTCAGGTACTAATCCGCGCTGCGCTTCTGGCCAGCCTGCTGGGGCCGGTGGTCATCGCCATTGACCGCTGGGCGCCACTGCTCGACAACCTGCATGCATGGCTGTTCCCGGTGGCCTTCTTCGTATTGGGGATTGCCCATGCCGGCGTACGCGTGGGCCGCAAGACCTACGTGCTGGACATGGCCGGCGGTAACAAGCGCACCGACTATGTTGCGGTCAGCAACAGCGCCATTGGCCTGATTCTGCTGGCGACCGGCCTGTTCGGCCTGCTCAGCTCGCTGATTGGCGCCGCCGGCATGCTGCTGTTGCTGTCCGGCGTGGGGCTGGCCGGCGCACTGCTGGCAGTCAGCCTGCCCGAGGTGCAGCAAGACTGA